In Equus przewalskii isolate Varuska chromosome 6, EquPr2, whole genome shotgun sequence, one DNA window encodes the following:
- the LOC103550119 gene encoding LOW QUALITY PROTEIN: olfactory receptor 10G9 (The sequence of the model RefSeq protein was modified relative to this genomic sequence to represent the inferred CDS: inserted 1 base in 1 codon), with the protein MRNVSLLTTFILMGLPHAPLLDSPLFEIFLVIYVLTVVGNLLILLVIMVDSHLHTPMYYFLTNLSFIDMWFSTVTVPKMLMTLASPGGKAISFHSCVAQLYSFHFLGSTECFLYTVMSYDRYLAISYPLRYSSMMSGRTXGSLHSAVQTMLTFHLPYCGPNQIQHYLCDAPPILKLACADTSAIEMVIFVNIGVVASACFLLIVLSYVSIVCSILKIHTSEGRHRAFQTCASHCIVVLCFFLPCVFIYLRPGSKDAVDGVVAVFYTVLTPLLNPVVYTLRNKEVKKALLNLKHKVAYS; encoded by the exons ATGAGAAACGTGAGCCTCTTGACAACATTCATCCTCATGGGGCTTCCGCATGCACCACTACTGGACTCCCCactctttgaaattttcttggtGATTTATGTACTCACTGTGGTGGGGAACCTCCTCATCCTGCTGGTGATCATGGTAgattcccacctccacacccccatgtactacTTTCTAACCAACCTGTCcttcattgacatgtggttctccACAGTCACTGTGCCCAAAATGCTGATGACTTTGGCCTCCCCAGGCGGCAAGGCTATCTCCTTCCACAGCTGTGTGGCCCAGCTCTACTCCTTCCACTTCCTGGGGAGCACCGAGTGTTTCCTCTACACGGTCATGTCTTATGACCGCTACCTGGCCATCAGTTACCCACTGAGGTACAGCAGCATGATGAGTGGGAGAA TGGGCTCTCTGCACTCTGCTGTCCAGACCATGCTGACGTTCCATTTGCCCTACTGTGGGCCCAACCAAATCCAGCATTACCTTTGTGATGCACCGCCCATCCTCAAACTGGCCTGTGCAGACACCTCTGCCATCGAAATGGTAATCTTTGTCAACATCGGGGTAGTGGCCTCAGCCTGCTTTCTCCTGATAGTGCTGTCCTATGTGTCCATAGTCTGTTCCATCCTGAAGATCCACACCTCAGAGGGGAGACACAGAGCCTTTCAGACCTGCGCCTCCCATTGCATTGtggttctttgtttcttccttccctgtgttttcatttacCTGAGGCCAGGATCCAAGGATGCTGTGGATGGGGTTGTGGCAGTTTTCTACACTGTGCTGACACCCCTTCTAAACCCTGTGGTGTACACTCTGAGGAACAAGGAAGTAAAGAAAGCTCTGTTGAATCTTAAGCACAAAGTAGCATATTCTTAG